Proteins encoded within one genomic window of Deltaproteobacteria bacterium:
- a CDS encoding aldehyde dehydrogenase family protein, which yields MSEPIILHNYVGGEFIAPSTGLYLDNPEPARGTILSHVPKSGAEDVKAAVEAAKVAFVDWSATPYTERAALLDKVANRLEERLDELALMESRDTGKPIKLAKSIDIPRSISNFRFFAGAVRHDATECHSMDGAINYTLRKPVGVAGLITPWNLPLYLLSWKVAPALAMGNTIVAKPSEVTPMTAALLAEVFDEVGAPSGIFNLVHGLGGDAGQAIVEHPDVKLVSFTGGTTTGRRVAATAAPMFKKLSLELGGKNPTVVFADADFEDAVQGTARAGFANQGQICLCGSRILVERSIHDKFVAALVKQVSSLKVGDPSHPDTDIGSLVSLGHREKVEGYVKLATEEGGTIVSGGERPELPGGNADGAFLLPTIVTGLEPDCRTSTEEIFG from the coding sequence ATGAGTGAACCGATAATTTTACACAACTATGTTGGTGGTGAATTCATTGCGCCTTCTACGGGGCTTTATCTCGACAACCCAGAACCGGCTCGTGGAACGATTTTGTCCCACGTACCAAAGTCTGGGGCCGAAGATGTGAAAGCCGCGGTTGAAGCAGCCAAAGTAGCCTTTGTGGATTGGAGCGCGACGCCTTACACGGAGCGTGCGGCTTTACTGGACAAAGTAGCAAACCGACTCGAAGAGCGGCTGGATGAGCTGGCTTTGATGGAATCACGAGATACGGGTAAGCCCATTAAATTGGCCAAGAGCATCGATATACCGCGCTCAATCTCCAATTTTCGTTTCTTTGCGGGTGCCGTTCGCCACGATGCTACTGAATGCCACTCCATGGATGGAGCCATCAACTACACGCTGCGAAAGCCAGTTGGAGTAGCGGGGCTTATCACGCCTTGGAACCTTCCACTGTATTTGCTTAGCTGGAAGGTGGCGCCGGCTTTAGCCATGGGTAATACGATTGTTGCGAAACCTTCCGAGGTTACGCCGATGACTGCAGCACTGCTCGCTGAAGTTTTTGATGAAGTTGGAGCTCCTTCCGGAATTTTCAATTTGGTACACGGCCTCGGCGGTGATGCCGGTCAAGCCATAGTAGAGCACCCGGATGTGAAGCTGGTGTCTTTTACGGGCGGTACCACAACCGGGAGACGCGTCGCTGCAACGGCTGCGCCAATGTTTAAGAAACTGAGCTTGGAACTTGGTGGTAAAAATCCAACGGTTGTATTCGCCGATGCTGACTTTGAGGATGCGGTCCAAGGAACGGCGCGTGCTGGTTTTGCAAATCAGGGGCAAATTTGCCTTTGTGGATCTCGGATCCTCGTTGAGCGCTCGATACACGATAAGTTCGTTGCGGCGCTGGTGAAGCAAGTGTCCAGCTTAAAAGTGGGCGACCCTTCGCACCCCGATACAGATATCGGCTCGTTGGTTTCTTTGGGGCATCGCGAAAAGGTTGAGGGTTACGTTAAGCTTGCAACTGAAGAGGGAGGGACGATTGTATCAGGAGGCGAGCGTCCGGAGCTTCCTGGCGGAAATGCGGATGGTGCTTTCTTGTTGCCAACGATTGTCACGGGCTTAGAACCCGATTGCCGAACGTCTACCGAAGAAATTTTTGGT